One Hevea brasiliensis isolate MT/VB/25A 57/8 chromosome 5, ASM3005281v1, whole genome shotgun sequence genomic region harbors:
- the LOC110643271 gene encoding uncharacterized mitochondrial protein AtMg00810-like translates to MDLLLTQTKYIEDLLHEANMTTCKSLSTPAIPNEKLQATGAESAPDITLYSTIVGALQYLNITRPDIAFSVHKASQYVHSPKMQHWVVVKRILHYLKSTQRYGLLLTPSSNLDIHAYSDADWASNLNDRKSTSGYAIFMGSNLISWQSKKQPTVVCSSAEVDETHNSNLTWLDLQGSDRVVIEYISCR, encoded by the coding sequence ATGGATTTATTACTTACACAGACAAAGTACATTGAGGATTTGTTACACGAAGCCAATATGACCACATGCAAAAGCTTATCTACACCAGCCATACCGAATGAGAAATTACAAGCAACTGGTGCTGAATCTGCACCTGATATCACTCTCTACAGCACCATAGTTGGTGCTTTGCAATATTTGAATATCACCAGACCCGACATTGCCTTCTCGGTCCACAAAGCTTCTCAATATGTTCATTCTCCCAAAATGCAACATTGGGTTGTAGTAAAACGTATTTTACATTATTTGAAGAGTACACAACGGTATGGGTTGCTCCTTACTCCTTCTTCTAATCTTGATATTCATGCTTACAGTGATGCGGATTGGGCATCCAATTTGAACGATAGAAAATCAACAAGTGGCTATGCGATATTTATGGGGAGTAATCTAATTTCATGGCAGTCTAAGAAACAACCTACGGTAGTGTGTTCATCTGCCGAAGTGgatgagactcacaattctaaCCTCACCTGGTTAGATCTGCAGGGCAGTGATAGAGTAGTGATAGAGTATATCTCGTGTAGATAA